gaaaaaatacatttatgtaaaCTTAAGTGTACTGGACGTCTACACAATATAGTTTCTCTTCACACTTTAACGCTGTACCTTTACATCatccttttttctcctgtttaggCTTCATGATGAGATATTTACTgatgcatatttttatttacatatcaaaggaaaaacatttaaatttaagatGCGATCAAAAAAAGGGCCAAgaaattcaaaataattatttcctgTTAGTTTATGAAAAAAGCAGTGTgaccaaaagaaaataaaaaaactagggttattttaatcacatgtgtatgtgtgtggctgcaTGGCAGCACTTACGGTGGGTCTCTCCCTGGACTGGTGAACACTGAGGGGCTGATGGCTTTCCAAACCTGTACAGAAAACAGTTTGGCTGTAATGACCAATATAAACCAGCAGGGGGAAGACATTTGCGAGTGTGAATTTTCACatacagtcacatacacacacacataaatgtacTCAAACTTCTGAAACCATAGTTAAGGCGCAAATGTTGTTTGCTGCACAACAGTCTACCAGCAGACACATCAAGATCCATACAGAGATCAGTGAAACACCCTCTTTTCATGTTAAGAATCACATCACAATATAGTTTCTCTTCACACCCTCTGATCAAACACACCACTTTCAACATGCAGCCACTTCCACCAAACATACACAAGTGACACTTAGCTATAAGACAAAGAATGAAACCAAAGTTCACTCAGTGAAAACCAATCAAACAAATTATGCAGCAGCATCACTGAGCATGAAAAAACAGGAATATGAAGCCAAGCGTGAGTAAATACTCCATTTCTGACATGGATAAAATGAGAACCAAAAGGACAACACATTTGAGCTTATAATAAAGAGACCAAACATGATGTTTTGAAAATGGGTCAGCAGCACATGATGTTTGCCAGCTACATTGCACCTGCTTGATACCTCAAAGAGCCATCAATAGAGAGAGAGCAGGCATCAACATTTCCATTACCTGTCCATATTTAACCAACCTTTCCATAACAATCCACACCCTTTTTGTTTCAACTTTGGTAGAACTTCTGCTATGTCAAGTTTAGTTggagtttgttgttttttgcatatAAGACAAAGTTTGACACCACAAAAGTTCACATTCTAATTTTTGCCAATCACACAAATCTCTCAACACCCCTGAGGAGATTCTTTTCTAAATCATGACTATTGGAAGGGCTCTCAGCACTCCCTTAGGCTTTGTGGGTACTGTGTACTGCTACACTATGTCACTTGAGCCAATTTAAAAGTAATACAGTAAGATTTGGTTGCACTCTCTCTATCCACGGCACAGATTCCTGGTGAAAAGTGTTCACCTGTGACCTTGCGTCTAGCAGAGCCGTGAAGCAGAGCGGGCCTAGGATGTCTGGCCGGCACTTTGGCTACACTCTTTCGAGATGGAGAGCGACTTTGGAGGGCTGACACCTTATTCTGGTCAGCCCTCCGTATGCCTACTAgcaaagaggagagacaggatTATATGAACAAATCACATTCTTACTGTGTTTGCTATTACTGTAcatagttaaataaatacacttttatatttaaataaaaacaaaatacattgcaatttattaaagaaaatgaattttaaatataGAATTGgaaccttttttcttcttcatctcctctcttgGATGGTGGCTGGGTACTTTGCGGGACACTTTACTCTCAGTGATGCTAGGGTGGCCCCTTCCTCTGACAAGCGCCCGTTTAGCGGGTCTGTCCACCACAGGTGTACTGGTAGGACTCTGGGTCTGAGGAAGGGCTTCGATTTGCTCAGTCATGATACTTTTGTCATCATCTGCATTAGAGAGGGATTAAAAGAAGACTAATTCTCCACAATCCTAGCTATCTTAAGAGCTAACTTAGTACAAAAAAGCTCATTCACATTCAAATTTATTAGCAAAAAGCCTGttctttatataaaacattatgttcaatatacattaaatgcttTAAACAGTGATTTTACAAGCAATTGTGTGTAATTGTTTGATAACTCTGGGTACCTTGTGAGTCCATCCAGCCACTGTCTGTGTCTAGGATAGAGATGTCCATGGTGGTTTCATCGTTAACTGCCTGACTGGTCTCTTCCACCTCCTGAGCAATCTCAATGTTTTTTTCACCCCCCTTTTCACTCGTCCTTTCCTCCCCATCATCCTCTTTCTccacttttttctcctctttctcttcaacTACTTCACCAGAACCAgtttcctccgcttcctcctcttctgtttggactttctttacttcctcatcctcctctttcttccctttttccttattttgtAGGTTGTCTACAACTTTATCCTCGCCCATCTTCTCATCTCTGTCTCCTTCCTCTGGTGGTTGTTGTAAGCCATGGTCAGAGCATGGAGACAAGTGTGAACTGTCAGTTGCAGGTTCCCCATCATCACTGTTTAGTGCACTATGACTCCATTCTTCTGCACCAGATTTGGGATCTTCATCCACCATCCCAGGAGCTTCCAGAAGCTTCATCCCTTCTTGCTTTTCCTGTCCCTTTCCAACTTCAGCTTGATCAGTCCTGCAGAGTACAGGCACCTCAGTTTCCTCCATTATCTCTCGAGGCTCTTCAGCAATCTCAATATCGTCGTCTTCATCTGCTTCTTCGTCTATTTGTGCTTGAGGAATAATAATGACTGGGGAAGATATATGTGGCTTTGGTGAGTCTTTTTCCAGTTTCACCTCCTGCAACTGAATTTGGGAATCTTTCTTATCTACTGGCTTTTCAGTGCTTAAATCCTGTACAACTTTTGAGGTCTCTTGCGTTTCTGTTCCTTCTAATCTTGTAGGCGTCTCATGTTCACTTTGGATTGTCTTGTCATGTTTTTCTGTGCTCTCTCGTGAAGACTGAGATGGTGTTGAATGTAGGTCTCTATTTACCATTTCAGGTTCTTCACTTTCTTCTGAGACTTCCTGTTCaggttttttaatttctttctctAACTCTGTCTGTTTATTATCAGTCTTTTCAGACTCTGGATCGTTCTCTGCTTTGACTTCTGGTAAGATTTTGTTGGTGTTCTCCTCAATAACTTGGGTTTCTGAGGGTGTATCATCTGGTGACTTGGGAGTGGAGGGAGTTGGGGGAACCTTAACTCCAGTTTCAGAAGGAGTAAACGTAAAGGAATGGTCAGGCGGGATGGGAGAAGCCTCTCTTGAGGGGTCTTTTTCAATGTCTACCTCAGGTATTGCTTGGATCTTTATGTCACCAGGAAGGCCACTCTCCAAGCGAAACTCAGTTAGTCTGTCTTTTGAAGTAGGGATTGGGATTCTTAAGCGATCAGGTTTTATTCCGCTTGTCAGAGCTCTTTCTAGAATCAGAGTAGTCTTTACtggtgcttcttttttttccatcacagcTTTTTGAGAAGTCTCAGGGACAATTCCTTTATGGTCTTCTTGTTGCATTCCTTTGTGGACCCCCTCAACTTCTGTAGCTCCAAGCTCCTGTTCAACTTCACCCTCCATAGCAGGGAAGCGCTGGTATGGAGAGTCCCCTGGACTGGGCACATCCGCAGGAGAAGGCATGGGCCCCGAGTATTCACTAAATACACAGTAACCTAGTTCCTCCAGCTGGCTTTCCCCACCCACCACCCTTGGGGTCTGATCTCCCAAAGCAAGCTTGGCTAAAGAACTCCCAACCAGAGCTGATACATTTGCAGGCATGGACTTTCGTCTCATGTGGTCAACCTCCCTATTCTCTACGGAAAGCCGAGGCAGGGCCCCGGCCAAGTCCAACATCTCAGAGAGACTACTTGATTGCTCAAGACTGCAACTGTCCTTATCAAAAGGTAAAGGTGTTTCTGCCTGGGTGGGGGTATCTTTAGGTGATTCAGTGGAAGTTGGGGTAATGGAGACAGCTGGAGGAAAACTGGGTGTATGGGTCTTCACAGATGGTGTTGAAGGGTAAACTTCTGATTCATCAAAACTTCCACTGATTGGAGACATGCTTTCTGAGAGGGTCCTTGAtttctctcccttctctgtGGACCCAACTGTTATGTTCACGGAGAGGCTTCTCTGTTCTAATGACATCTTACCAGGAGACGTACTGACTTTTCTATCCTGTTGTTCCTCTAACTTCTCCATAATTTCAGTGTCCCCACTTAACcttgtctctgctgctgtgctgaGCTCATAATAGCTCTGGGTTTGTGGAGTCTCCTCTTTGTTGCTTTTTGATGATGTTTCAAAGTAGCTTTTTGATCCTGACTCCTGTTCCACCAAAACATCAGATGAGGATTTCAACTCTGTACCAGGTTTTGGACTTGATTTGTCGGTTTCTTCCTTTTGATccacttgatgaatgtcagtcACAGGCGTCTCATGCAATTTATTGTCGTTGCCACTATTTTGGGCCTCCTTATTTATCCCATCATCAATCCCCagtttttcctttccttcattcacaGGGGTTTCTGATTTGCTTGACAAGATAATTCCTTCTTTGTCTTCTGTTATAATTCCCAACTCTTCTGCTGGCGaaggctgtttttcttcttttgcttttGACTCTGCAATTAGGTGGCTCTCAGTGGCCTCTTCTACCCGACCCTTTCTCTCTTGATTACCCTGCTCAGCTGAGGAAGTATCAGAtagctctttttctttcacagagggagggggaggtTCGATCGAGGCAAGTTCTGCCCCTTCAGGTGTTGCTCTTTCAACTGCCGCCTGCTTCTGATGTAGCGACGCCTCTTGAGGCTCATCTTCTTTCACAGCAGGCTCATGAGACTCCTTACTGATACACTCCTCGGGCTGGGCTGTGAGTTTCAAGGATACTGTACAACTTTGTGCCGAGTCATATTACCTAAAAGCTTTGCTTGCAGCATCCACAAAAGCTAGCCAATACAGTCAAGCCGAAACCTTCTGCACATAGATACAGTAGCTCTGCATCAAgcaaaacacacagcacagtgtaTTTTGTGGCAGGCCACAACAGCACAGGGGGGGTCACAGCACCTAAGGTAGCGTGCAGAACTGGAATGAAGGAATGAGTTGCATGATGTTAGATGACAAGaaataaatgtacacacaaaTATTGAATTCCTATTGCAATACACATTGATTGACAAAAATGGTCAACTCAATGATGTCctgattaaaataaagataCTTTTATTTGATGTGCTGTTACTATTAATGGTGTCAATTTCTACTGCAAGTACAGGAAAACTGTAGATGTGAATCTTGCTTGCCTGGATAAAATGTGTAAGTAAATGCATTAGGTTGATTTTCTTGATTCAATTACCCTTGAAGATAAGGATGATGATATATGTCCAATGAAGGTGGATTGTAATGCCCAAAGTGTAATCTTAGTAACAATAGGAAAACAGAGTTATCCTTCGTCTTgggatgaaatgaaaacaacattgaaaCTCAAAGCAAGTGatatacaataaacataaaatacattcagaTCTGGATTCATGGAGCACCCACACATGTGGGTGTACTTAGAAACACTATATTGTAACACAGTTCCGACAAAATCCACATAAATTATATACAGACAATTAGTTCTAGCCACACATATGTCTACAATGCTTGACAGTTTTGACAGTGATATTTGCATTTGCAATGTAGCTGGCAATACAAAATGTGGAGAAATGATCAACTGCAATATGGTTGATCAGGTATTCTAATGTCACTCCAATGAAAGCAAATGGTTATGTTTTGCATGAAAAAGCACAAAATCAAAATGCTGtaacatcattctgcacatgGCAACTTCATATATTGAAGCGGAAGCTTAAGGATATAAGAGCAACAAAGCTGCAGGAACGCTGACAGCAAAGCCTTTGTTGCATCGCATTAAAGAAATCAAGAGCAAAATGTCCTTGTGCCCAATAACTAAGCACAAGAGGATCATGCAAATTAagtattgaacagactcacATTCACTCAGATTCACTCTCATACAGACGTTGCTCCCACTCAaactgtatgcacacacactcataaacccataaaaccacacacacctttttgTGACGTGCTGTGTTCACTCTGATGACTTCCTCCATTGAGGACCTCAGGTGTCTGGGCTTGCTGGAAGCCCAAAGCCTGGGGCTCTGTTACAAAATCTGTCTGCTCTAAGAGCAAGTCTCTTGGCTGCTCATATGTCACTTCCTCCTGGTAACTGTCGGGCTCCTCTGGagcctcctcctcatcctgctGTTGCTCCTCCGCAGAGAAAGCACTGACAACCTCTACTTTATCTTCTTGAGCAGGGGAAGGGAGACACATGGATGAGACATGAAGGACAACAAATCTGGGATAACATGGGTTAACAAGACACTTTCACCTCTGATGAAGATGCATGGGATGCAATCAACAAGCCCTCTATCACCTGTGCACTGATAGAGCTTGCAGATATATAGCAATATAACTTAAAATGCCTAATaatcattttatgtgttttatcattgttttattattatattgttatttattcatttaaccaCATATATTTACTCCAAAATAATGTATGAtataatgtactttatttatcTGCATTCCAGTAGAACTGCTTATGATAACATATTAAATCTAAGTCAGTATTACACAAATAAGTAACTATAAGTATAAAGTTGAGTATGAGCTTTCCATGCAGTGTGAAAATCTAAAAGTACATTCTAGTGATTGTATGCCACATGCAAGATGGACGTGATTAGAAAACAGCCTGTGCTGTTCTCTGTGAGTAAAGAGCTGAAAGCAAATCTGTGATTTACTCCTAGAGGAAATCAATAGACAaaatgaggaaaggaagagagaagacgCTGAGAGGGTAAAGCAGACTAATGAGATGAAGGGCTCCAGTGGCAGGTTATGTACTTGCCTAAAGGGAGGAGAGATATTTTTGTTGGCGTCTAGCTCTAGTATCCAGGGTTGAATTCAATAACGTTCTGCTGTGTGTTAGAAAACTACTATTGAACTAATATTGATAAGATAGACAGAAGTGTGAACAAGACAGGACAGTGTAGCACATGCTGCAGGCACCTTGAAAGTGATATGACGATGCAAGGGGATAAAGCACctcaaaattaaaaactaagggaccagaagaaagaggaggagtggTTGACGTGTTTCAAGAAAGATCTCCAGAAATCCTCAAGACTGTGTTAGGTGTCGTCTTTTAGAGAAATTTTTGTCACTCTCACCACCATTCACACTCTCATCCCGGGTGGTCTGAGTGGTTATTAGTGTGTGTACCTTGTGCCACGGGCCCAATCTGCTCAGCGGatggagaggggggaggggagggaggcaAATTGGCTGAGTCATCCACTGCgaaagggagagagacaaagagaaggagagagagagagagacacaccgGGAAGACAAGACATGGATGGGTGGAAATGAAAAACTAATAACTCCGCTGACCTTAACTCTGTGGGAGGCCTCCCTTTGAATTTGAAACAAAgctggttgtgtttgtgtgtgtttgatgagtTGTAGATGCAGAGTGCAAATTTCATGCTCTTCTTGGATTTTATTAGAGGCTAGCTTGGCCTTTTTGTTTCTCCAGTGCAAGTGAATGCAGATAGAGCCAAACTTACCTCAGCCAAATTGTTAATCGTCTTTCTcgttgtatttgtttttcattcttatcttttcttttgcaccattcctctgtccttattccTTCACTtgatttctctctcattttacttttcttatcCTCTGCTTTCTGTATCTTTATCGTCATCTATTTTTACACTAGTGTCACTGCCCttaccttttctcttttctgtctttcctatCAGCTTATACCAAGAAAAGTTATAATACAATAACCAAAAACATTGCCACAATTTATAGCTGGGAGGGCTTCTATATGAGATAGTATATCCAAAAGATCCTGGATGCTATTGATAGCACGAGAGTATGGTGTACTTATCAGATTTACCACGAGGTAGGGTATGTCTTCAGCTTGATGAAACTAAAATTGGGACTGAGGGGAAGACATTTTCCCACTGTGGAAGAAAGCCAGGAAGTAggtataaataaaactttattaaatgaaaaacctCTCATCCTTAAAATGTGATTGCACTCTCTGGCAATCCTTGGAATATTTCCAACCAATAATCATCAAGCTTTCAGGTCTAGTTTTAGAAAGGCCTAAAAAGTCTTCCATAtgctttatattttaattacttGAGTGATTAAACCCACAACCATATGACCAATGGTCCTTTCTACTTTTGTGAGAACTGCTACAGCAGATTGttgatgtttaaatgttcaGCACTCAAATGTGAAATCTGTTCAAGTGCCTTTTGGGGATTGATTGTCCTCTCCTGGCACCATGAAACCAATCACATTTACCCTCAGTTGCAGACCTATCTCTGGCTGGGCAGGGCAATCAATGTCATTAAGCTAGTACTGCACGCATATGCATGCACAGGATCGCCGGCACACCATGTCCATGTTCCTACCTGTTGTCCCAGGATGTGCAGCTGCCCCACCATGGTATCCATTCTCCCTGTAGGCAGAGCTGTAGGCGGAGTAGCCATTCTCGCCGTTCTCTTGCCCGTTGGAGGCCCAGTGCTCCTCTGGCTGCTGACCGTCTGCCATGCCTGCCTGCTGGGACACCGAGGAGGGCACGGATCACCTGTTAGATCAGGTAAAAGAGTtgggggaaagaaaggagacagATGAGTATGCagaagatggaggaaatgaGTAGAGAGGAGTCAAAAAGGTGGACTCCACTGAAGGACCTCAGCTAATTCTGATGCACACTGCAGGGTGAAGTTAACAAATGAGCCACCAGAGGGAGTAAGATGCCACATTGTTACTACCGTCTCAGCCAACCAG
The Scomber scombrus chromosome 24, fScoSco1.1, whole genome shotgun sequence genome window above contains:
- the LOC134006546 gene encoding microtubule-associated protein 2-like; the protein is MADGQQPEEHWASNGQENGENGYSAYSSAYRENGYHGGAAAHPGTTVDDSANLPPSPPPSPSAEQIGPVAQEDKVEVVSPDSYQEEVTYEQPRDLLLEQTDFVTEPQALGFQQAQTPEVLNGGSHQSEHSTSQKAQPEECISKESHEPAVKEDEPQEASLHQKQAAVERATPEGAELASIEPPPPSVKEKELSDTSSAEQGNQERKGRVEEATESHLIAESKAKEEKQPSPAEELGIITEDKEGIILSSKSETPVNEGKEKLGIDDGINKEAQNSGNDNKLHETPVTDIHQVDQKEETDKSSPKPGTELKSSSDVLVEQESGSKSYFETSSKSNKEETPQTQSYYELSTAAETRLSGDTEIMEKLEEQQDRKVSTSPGKMSLEQRSLSVNITVGSTEKGEKSRTLSESMSPISGSFDESEVYPSTPSVKTHTPSFPPAVSITPTSTESPKDTPTQAETPLPFDKDSCSLEQSSSLSEMLDLAGALPRLSVENREVDHMRRKSMPANVSALVGSSLAKLALGDQTPRVVGGESQLEELGYCVFSEYSGPMPSPADVPSPGDSPYQRFPAMEGEVEQELGATEVEGVHKGMQQEDHKGIVPETSQKAVMEKKEAPVKTTLILERALTSGIKPDRLRIPIPTSKDRLTEFRLESGLPGDIKIQAIPEVDIEKDPSREASPIPPDHSFTFTPSETGVKVPPTPSTPKSPDDTPSETQVIEENTNKILPEVKAENDPESEKTDNKQTELEKEIKKPEQEVSEESEEPEMVNRDLHSTPSQSSRESTEKHDKTIQSEHETPTRLEGTETQETSKVVQDLSTEKPVDKKDSQIQLQEVKLEKDSPKPHISSPVIIIPQAQIDEEADEDDDIEIAEEPREIMEETEVPVLCRTDQAEVGKGQEKQEGMKLLEAPGMVDEDPKSGAEEWSHSALNSDDGEPATDSSHLSPCSDHGLQQPPEEGDRDEKMGEDKVVDNLQNKEKGKKEEDEEVKKVQTEEEEAEETGSGEVVEEKEEKKVEKEDDGEERTSEKGGEKNIEIAQEVEETSQAVNDETTMDISILDTDSGWMDSQDDDKSIMTEQIEALPQTQSPTSTPVVDRPAKRALVRGRGHPSITESKVSRKVPSHHPREEMKKKKVGIRRADQNKVSALQSRSPSRKSVAKVPARHPRPALLHGSARRKVTGEHFSPGICLESHQPLSVHQSRERPTERAYRSPEKRSSLPRPAKSLTRHIPAAEQDEHSSPSRPTSFQSRGDSRSGRAASMAGTDSARSRSVRSGASTPGSSAVTPGSPPSYSCRTPGSRTPGSHTPKSFSILQEKKVAVIRTPPKSPSSAQRQLKVLNQPLPDLKNVKSKIGSTSNLKHQPKGGQVFIPSVKLDFSHVQAKCGSLNKLHHTAGGGNVQIQTKKIDLSHVTAKCGSFSNVHYRPGGGHVRIENTKLDFKDKALAKVGSLDNASHTPGGGNIMIESHKLSFRETAKARVDHGAEIVVTHSPGIETGGTSPRLSSAGSINILESPQLSTLAQDVTAALAKQGL